A section of the Arcobacter roscoffensis genome encodes:
- the gatA gene encoding Asp-tRNA(Asn)/Glu-tRNA(Gln) amidotransferase subunit GatA: MITLKEALNLSADDIQKLRDDLKQKINEDKTGAYVEQLTSQDISEAGSGIPIAIKDNINVKNWEITCSSNILKGYKSPYNATVINKLNDAGLSAFGRTNMDEFAMGSSTESSCYGKTLNPVDNTKVPGGSSGGSAAAVAAGTAIAALGTDTGGSIRQPAAYCGVVGMKPTYGRVSRYGITAYSSSLDQCGPITQNVEDAAILYDIISGNDPMDSTSANVEYEAVTPKLDENRKLTIAVIDSFVEEASPAIKAGYEKAIKALEDAGHTIVHKNMLDTSKILSSYYIVATAEASANLSRFDGVRYGNRKGNAGLKDMYTQTKTQGFGEEVQKRIMLGSFVLSSGYYDAYYIKAQKVRHLIKDEYEAIFNDADLILSPVAPTTAPEFGSFKTSLEMYLSDIYTISVNLAGLPAISLPVDKDENGMPVGLQLIGKAYDEQTVFDGALSLEKAVDYK; this comes from the coding sequence TTGATAACTCTAAAAGAAGCGCTTAATTTAAGTGCTGATGATATTCAAAAATTAAGAGATGATTTAAAACAAAAAATTAATGAAGACAAAACTGGTGCATATGTTGAGCAATTAACTTCACAAGATATTTCTGAAGCAGGTTCTGGTATCCCAATAGCTATTAAAGATAATATAAATGTTAAAAACTGGGAAATCACTTGTTCAAGTAATATTTTAAAAGGTTATAAGTCACCATATAACGCAACTGTAATAAATAAATTAAATGATGCAGGTTTAAGTGCATTTGGTAGAACTAACATGGATGAATTTGCTATGGGAAGTTCAACTGAATCTTCTTGTTATGGAAAAACACTAAACCCTGTTGATAATACAAAAGTTCCTGGTGGAAGTTCAGGTGGTTCAGCTGCTGCTGTTGCTGCTGGTACTGCTATTGCTGCACTTGGAACAGATACGGGTGGATCGATTAGACAACCTGCTGCTTATTGTGGTGTTGTTGGTATGAAACCTACTTATGGAAGAGTTTCAAGATATGGAATTACTGCTTACTCTTCTTCACTTGATCAATGTGGACCAATTACTCAAAATGTAGAAGATGCTGCTATTTTATATGATATTATTTCAGGAAATGATCCAATGGATTCAACATCTGCAAATGTAGAATATGAAGCAGTTACACCAAAACTTGATGAGAATAGAAAATTAACTATTGCAGTAATTGATAGTTTTGTAGAAGAAGCTAGTCCTGCTATTAAAGCTGGATACGAAAAAGCTATTAAAGCACTAGAAGATGCAGGACATACAATAGTTCATAAAAATATGTTAGATACAAGTAAAATTTTATCTTCATATTATATTGTAGCAACTGCTGAGGCTTCTGCAAATCTTTCTAGATTTGATGGTGTTAGATATGGAAACAGAAAAGGCAATGCTGGTTTAAAAGATATGTATACTCAAACTAAAACTCAAGGTTTTGGTGAAGAAGTTCAAAAAAGAATCATGCTTGGTTCTTTTGTATTAAGTTCTGGTTATTACGATGCTTATTATATTAAAGCACAAAAAGTTAGACACTTAATAAAAGATGAATATGAAGCAATTTTTAATGATGCAGATTTAATACTTTCTCCAGTTGCTCCAACAACTGCTCCTGAGTTTGGAAGTTTTAAAACATCATTAGAAATGTATTTAAGTGATATTTACACAATTTCAGTTAACTTAGCTGGATTACCTGCTATTTCATTACCTGTAGATAAAGATGAAAATGGTATGCCTGTTGGATTACAGTTAATTGGAAAAGCTTACGATGAACAAACTGTGTTTGATGGTGCTTTATCATTAGAAAAAGCCGTAGATTATAAATAA
- the guaB gene encoding IMP dehydrogenase, with the protein MRIRKRALTFEDVLLVPAKSEVLPKEVCIKTKLTKKIELNIPFVSAAMDTVTEYQAAIAMARLGGIGIVHKNMDIESQALQCKKVKKSESGMIIDPVTIGPDQTLQDAEDIMASYKISGVPVVDENNTLLGILTNRDMRFTKDFSLLAKEKMTSMPLVVAKEGTTLDEAADVMHANKIEKLPIVGENDKLIGLITIKDINKKREYPNANKDEFGRLRVGAAIGVGQMDRAKALVEVGVDVLVLDSAHGHSKGILDSVKAIKAELDVEVIAGNVATAEATEDLIKAGADAVKVGIGPGSICTTRIVAGVGVPQISAIDECAAAGAKHGVPVIADGGIKYSGDVAKALAVGASACMMGSALAGTEESPGEVILFQGRKFKSYRGMGSIGAMTKGSNDRYFQEGTAADKLVPEGIEGRVAYRGSVKDIIHQMIGGLRASMGYLGSKDIPTFQEKAEFVEITSAGLKESHVHDVTITNEAPNYHV; encoded by the coding sequence ATGAGAATTAGAAAAAGAGCATTAACATTTGAAGACGTTTTATTAGTACCAGCAAAATCAGAAGTATTACCAAAAGAAGTTTGTATTAAAACTAAACTTACTAAAAAAATTGAGTTAAATATTCCTTTTGTATCTGCTGCTATGGATACAGTAACAGAATATCAAGCTGCAATTGCTATGGCTAGACTTGGTGGTATTGGTATTGTTCACAAAAATATGGATATTGAATCTCAAGCATTACAATGTAAAAAAGTTAAAAAATCTGAGTCAGGTATGATTATTGATCCTGTAACAATTGGCCCAGATCAAACACTTCAAGATGCTGAAGATATTATGGCATCATACAAAATTTCAGGAGTACCTGTTGTTGATGAAAATAATACTTTATTAGGTATTTTAACAAACAGAGATATGAGATTTACTAAGGACTTCTCTTTATTAGCAAAAGAAAAAATGACTTCAATGCCATTAGTTGTTGCTAAAGAAGGTACTACTTTAGATGAAGCAGCTGATGTAATGCATGCTAATAAAATTGAAAAGTTACCAATTGTAGGTGAGAACGATAAATTAATTGGTCTTATTACAATTAAAGACATTAATAAAAAAAGAGAATACCCAAATGCAAATAAAGATGAATTTGGAAGATTAAGAGTTGGTGCTGCAATTGGTGTAGGACAAATGGATAGAGCTAAAGCACTAGTTGAAGTTGGTGTTGATGTATTAGTTCTTGATTCTGCTCATGGTCATTCAAAAGGTATTTTAGATAGTGTAAAAGCTATTAAAGCTGAATTAGATGTAGAAGTAATTGCTGGAAATGTAGCAACTGCTGAAGCAACTGAAGATTTAATCAAAGCTGGTGCTGATGCTGTTAAAGTAGGTATTGGACCAGGTTCTATTTGTACAACAAGAATTGTTGCAGGTGTTGGTGTTCCTCAAATTTCTGCAATTGATGAGTGTGCAGCAGCTGGAGCTAAACATGGTGTTCCAGTTATCGCTGATGGTGGTATTAAATATTCAGGTGATGTTGCAAAAGCATTAGCAGTTGGAGCATCTGCTTGTATGATGGGTTCTGCATTAGCAGGTACTGAGGAATCTCCTGGTGAAGTTATATTATTCCAAGGAAGAAAATTCAAATCATACAGAGGTATGGGATCAATTGGTGCTATGACAAAAGGAAGTAATGATAGATATTTCCAAGAAGGAACAGCAGCTGATAAACTAGTACCTGAGGGAATTGAAGGTAGAGTAGCGTACAGAGGAAGTGTAAAAGATATCATTCATCAAATGATTGGTGGATTAAGAGCTTCTATGGGTTACTTAGGTTCTAAAGACATTCCAACATTCCAAGAAAAAGCTGAATTTGTAGAAATTACATCTGCTGGACTTAAAGAGTCTCACGTGCATGATGTTACTATTACTAACGAAGCTCCAAACTACCACGTATAA
- a CDS encoding DUF3144 domain-containing protein — protein MSEKTTEFLQRADEYIATANQQLERGNTLGEVSAALMYGSTRFTTYMACTSFDSAEHMLEEKENIMEYFVKEYKLALEEHINNFAVTHDFSQNPSN, from the coding sequence ATGAGCGAAAAAACAACAGAATTTTTACAAAGAGCCGATGAATACATAGCAACTGCAAATCAACAATTAGAAAGAGGTAATACTTTAGGCGAAGTAAGTGCCGCACTTATGTATGGTTCTACAAGATTTACAACATATATGGCATGTACTTCATTTGATAGTGCAGAACACATGCTAGAAGAAAAAGAAAATATTATGGAATACTTTGTAAAAGAGTATAAACTAGCACTTGAAGAACATATAAACAATTTTGCAGTTACACATGATTTTTCACAAAATCCAAGTAACTAA